From the Pediococcus acidilactici genome, the window CGATGGTAAAATCACTTCCGTAGCGGATCCGTACGCTTTTTTTACCAAAAATTTCTTTTATACCACTCCGATTAACCGAATGGTGCGTGATCAGTTGCCAGAGGCGCTAATATGGAGGGAGCTTAACTATGAATAAGCGGATGACGGGAATTACTTTTTTAGTGGCAATTATTATTTTTTTGATTTTTCTAACTTTTGTAACCGCACTCCAAGGTCAACATTTTCTTCTGTTCAGTTTTATCTGTTTGATTGCTAGCGTAATTCCGTTTTATTGGAAATTTGAAAATAGCGAACTCAAAGCACGAGAAGTGGTATTTTTGGCGGTGTTAATTGCGATCGCTGCAGTTAGTCGAGTACCGTTTGCAATTATTCCGAACGTCCAGCCAACTAGTTTTGTGATTATAACGGCGGGGGCGGTATTAGGACCAGAATCGGGATTTATTATTGGCTCTACCGTTGCGTTGACATCTAATATGTTTCTTGGACAAGGGCCATGGACCCCGTGGCAGATGTTTGCCTGGGGAATGATGGGGATGACGGCAGGATTGCTAAAAAACACTTGGTTAGCTAATAACAAATACGTGATGGTAATTTTTGGCTTCGTTTGGGGATTTATTTTCGGGTGGATTATGGACCTTTGGTATTTAGTTGCATACATTAATCCGCTGAATCTTAAGGCGATGTTACTTACTTTTCTAGGAACTGGTTACTTTGACTTATTACATGCTTTATCAAACGTCTTTTTCTTGTTAATTTTTTATAATTCTTGGAAAAAGATTATTACCCGTTTCAAGATTAAGTACGGGTTACTTGATTGATTTAAGTAATATATGGTAAATAAAAAACACGTCTGCCTATTCCATTTGAAAGGGACGCGTTTTGTTTGGACAATTAATCATTTGTTTGGGAAAACAGTTGGCACGCTAATACAGCTCTTTGCCACCCGCGATAAAGGCGTTCACGCTTTTTAGCGGTATAAACGGGCTGAAATTTAGTAATTGGATGACGAAGTTTTTTGATTTCATCGAGATCTTCCCAAAATCCTACTGCTAATCCGGCTAGGAAAGCAACTCCAAGTGCCTTAATATCGGTAGTTTCCGAGCGATTAACGTCCACCCCTAAAATGTCCGCTTCAAACTGCATTAGGAAATCATTTTTAGCCATGCTGCCATCGGTATTTACCACCTGAAGTTCGGTATGCATATCTTCTTGCATAGCGAGGATAACGTCTTTAGAGCGGTAGGCAATTGACTGCAGGGTAGCCCGTACAAAATCTGCTTTGGTAGTTTTATCGGTCATTCCAAAAACGGCGCCCCGGACTTTTTCGTCCCAGTAGGGTGCACCCATCCCGTTGAACGAAGTCACCACGTATAGGTTGTCGTTACTAGATTGGTTAGCAACCATCGCCGAGTCCAGCGGATTTTTAATCATTTCTAGCCCGTCTTCCAGCCAGTTAATTGCAGTTCCAGCAACGAAAATATTACCTTCGAGTCCGTAATAGATTTTTTTATCTAAACCAAACGAAACGGTGGTTAGCAGGTTGCTTTGGGATTTAACCATGGTTTCACCGGTATTTACGGTAATGAAAGCGCCGGTGCCATAGGTTGCGCTGATTGCTCCGCGTTGAAAAGCTAATTGACCCACTAAGGAACTTTGCTGATCACCAATCATTCCGGCAATGGGAACTGCACAATTAAAAAAGGCAGCGCCTTGGGTGTAACCAAAAATTTCCGAATTAGATCGTACTTCTGGCATTAATTGAATGGGAATATTTAGTGCCTTTAATAAATTTTCATCCCAATTTAGCGTATTAATGTTAAAAAGCATTGTCCGGCTAGCATTTGTGTAGTCGGTGACGTGTGCTTGGCCATTCGTTAGTTTCCAAAGCAACCAAGTTTCCACCGTTCCAAAAAGTAGCTCCCCGTTTTCCGCTTGCTGCTGAGCATGGGGGACGTGATCTAAAATCCAGCGAATTTTAGAAGCTGAAAAATACGAGTCCAGTACTAAACCCGTACTGTCCTTAACTAAGTCTTTATAGTTGGAAAGGTTCCAAGCATCAGTGATTTCGTTGGTTTGACGAGACCGCCACATGATGGCGTTGTAAATCGGCTTACCGGTTTTCTTATTCCAAATAATGGTGGTCTCCCGTTGGTTGGTAATCCCAATCCCAGCGATTTGTTTAGGACTAATTCCGGAGACAATCAGTGCGTTAGCCATTGAAGAATAAACTTTTTCCCAAATGTCTTCGGGAGATTGTTCATACCAACCTTGGTGAGGGCTTTCTTGGGCCAATTCTCTAGAAAAGCTGACCACTTCCGAACTAGCATGGTTAAAAATAACGGTTTTAACTACCGAAGTGCCGGCGTCAATTGATAAGATGTATTTTTCCAAGTTTCTGCATCCCCCTGTAATAACGCGATAAACAAAGCTTTTGAAAGGCAACGTCGATTGCAGAATTAAGTATAACACGATTCGGTGAAACAAATAATTTTGGTAACGAACCTTTTAGACCAATTTGGCAGAATGTTTTTTAAAAAAACATTTTAAGGTAAATAAAAAACGTTTTTTAATGAAGAAAACTTAGAAACTATTTGGAAGTAGCTTGCTTTTATAGTCGTAAATGAATTATGATATTATATGGAAAAATTGAATAAACTCAATATCTTATAATCTTTTGGAGGCAAACATGTCTGAACATTATTCCGATCCAAAGCTGAAAATTTTTGCTTTGAATTCGAACAAGCCCTTGGCAGAAAAAATCGCTAAGGCAGTTGGTGTAGAACTCGGGAAAACATCGGTTGATCGTTTCCGTGATGGTGAGATTCGTATTAATATTGAAGAAAGTATTCGTGGGGATGAAGTTTACATTATTCAATCCACCTCTGCGCCGGTTAATGATAATTTGATGGAAATGTTGATCATGATTGATGCTTTGAAACGTGCGAGTGCCAAGACAATCAACATCGTGATTCCATATTATGGATATGCTCGGCAAGATCGTAAGGCCCGTTCGCGGGAACCGATTACTGCTAAATTAGTAGCAAACATGATTGAACGTGCGGGTGCGACCCGGATTATTGCGCTTGACTTGCACGCGGCACAAATCCAAGGTTTCTTTGATATTCCGCTTGATCACTTGATGGGCGCTCCATTATTGGCTGATCATTTCATCGAACGGGGCTTGAATGAAAATGCGGTAGTAGTTTCACCTGACCACGGTGGGGTTACGCGAGCACGTAAGTTGGCAGAATTTTTGAAAGCACCAATTGCAATCATTGACAAACGCCGTCCACGCGCAAACGTAGCGGAAGTAATGAACATTATTGGTGAAGTTAAGGGTAAACGTTGTATCATGATTGACGATATGATTGATACGGCGGGAACGATTACTTTAGGAGCACAGGCATTAATCGATGCTGGAGCAACTGAAGTATATGCTAGTTGCACGCACCCAGTTTTATCTGGTCCGGCAATCGAAAGAATCCAAAATTCACCAATCAAGGAATTGATTGTGACGGATTCTATTCAACTTCCAGAAGAAAAGAAAATTGATAAGATCACAAGCATTTCGGTAGGACCATTGATCGGGGAAGCAATTCGTTTAATCCACGAAGACAAGCCGGTTAGTCCGTTATTCAACAACCGTTTTAGTACTGAACACTAAAATAAGTTTGATGCCGATTGCAAGAAAACAAATGAAAAATAGGGGCCAAGGTAACGTTCTTGACCTCTATTTTTGTGTACAGTAAACTCACCGAAAATTAACCTCTAAAAGATATTTGTTTTAAAAATTACGTAACGGAACTTTATCAAGCCCCATAGTCTAGGTGTTTATTATGGGCTAATTTTTAAAACTTGGTAAACAAGCCGGTTTTAGAACCCTAAATCATTTACAATAGAATTAATATTTTAAACTGGAGAAGTTGATTATGAAATTTTGTTTGAACTGTGGTGAAAAATTACCTGAAAAGGCACATTTTTGTCCCAATTGTGGAGCTAAAGTTGAAGCAGCGCCAAGTGATGGTTCACGACTTTCTCGTGCTGAATTGCATAAAAGAAGGCGGGAAGAATCGGTTGATGATCCGGCAGAGACTGCGGATGAAAAAAAGAAGAACCTCCAATAGCAAGCCGCTCTCGCAAAAAAGATGGCGCCCTAGCAGACATTCAACAAGGGGCTTTGACTACGTTACAGTGGTTAGGCGGTAATTGGTTAGCGGCGTTACTAGGATTGGCAGTAATCGGCGCAATTTTCTATTGGCTAAGCAAGCTAGTAGGAGTAGTTTTATTGGTAGTGGCAATTGGAGCAGCCTTTTTTTACGCGCAAAGAGTGGGCGCTAGCGATCACAGCGCAGACCAAGCGGTGAAAAAAGCTTGGCAAAGGATGCTAACAGCAAGCCAAAATATTGGGCATAAACTACAAGCAAAGGCGTCGAAGAAGCGTGGTCAAAGGAGCGCAACCGCCCCAACTACCGAAAAAGAGTCGGTTGAAAAAGTTGCGGATAGTCCCCAAGAGGAACTGATAGAAGACGAAGTTTCCACCACGGCAGACGAACGTCATCCAACTAGTGTCGATGCTAGGAAAAAACGTCGTTGGACGTTACGTAACCAGGTTATTATGGGAATTGCCCTTATCGTGGGAATGGCTACTTATTGGGCTCCATTTGCCTCGGCGCCTACCGCTGGGTATAACGTTAAAGTGACTTTA encodes:
- a CDS encoding ECF transporter S component, whose protein sequence is MNKRMTGITFLVAIIIFLIFLTFVTALQGQHFLLFSFICLIASVIPFYWKFENSELKAREVVFLAVLIAIAAVSRVPFAIIPNVQPTSFVIITAGAVLGPESGFIIGSTVALTSNMFLGQGPWTPWQMFAWGMMGMTAGLLKNTWLANNKYVMVIFGFVWGFIFGWIMDLWYLVAYINPLNLKAMLLTFLGTGYFDLLHALSNVFFLLIFYNSWKKIITRFKIKYGLLD
- the glpK gene encoding glycerol kinase GlpK, with protein sequence MTGGCRNLEKYILSIDAGTSVVKTVIFNHASSEVVSFSRELAQESPHQGWYEQSPEDIWEKVYSSMANALIVSGISPKQIAGIGITNQRETTIIWNKKTGKPIYNAIMWRSRQTNEITDAWNLSNYKDLVKDSTGLVLDSYFSASKIRWILDHVPHAQQQAENGELLFGTVETWLLWKLTNGQAHVTDYTNASRTMLFNINTLNWDENLLKALNIPIQLMPEVRSNSEIFGYTQGAAFFNCAVPIAGMIGDQQSSLVGQLAFQRGAISATYGTGAFITVNTGETMVKSQSNLLTTVSFGLDKKIYYGLEGNIFVAGTAINWLEDGLEMIKNPLDSAMVANQSSNDNLYVVTSFNGMGAPYWDEKVRGAVFGMTDKTTKADFVRATLQSIAYRSKDVILAMQEDMHTELQVVNTDGSMAKNDFLMQFEADILGVDVNRSETTDIKALGVAFLAGLAVGFWEDLDEIKKLRHPITKFQPVYTAKKRERLYRGWQRAVLACQLFSQTND
- a CDS encoding ribose-phosphate diphosphokinase — its product is MSEHYSDPKLKIFALNSNKPLAEKIAKAVGVELGKTSVDRFRDGEIRINIEESIRGDEVYIIQSTSAPVNDNLMEMLIMIDALKRASAKTINIVIPYYGYARQDRKARSREPITAKLVANMIERAGATRIIALDLHAAQIQGFFDIPLDHLMGAPLLADHFIERGLNENAVVVSPDHGGVTRARKLAEFLKAPIAIIDKRRPRANVAEVMNIIGEVKGKRCIMIDDMIDTAGTITLGAQALIDAGATEVYASCTHPVLSGPAIERIQNSPIKELIVTDSIQLPEEKKIDKITSISVGPLIGEAIRLIHEDKPVSPLFNNRFSTEH
- a CDS encoding zinc-ribbon domain-containing protein, with the protein product MKFCLNCGEKLPEKAHFCPNCGAKVEAAPSDGSRLSRAELHKRRREESVDDPAETADEKKKNLQ
- a CDS encoding ABC transporter is translated as MTTLQWLGGNWLAALLGLAVIGAIFYWLSKLVGVVLLVVAIGAAFFYAQRVGASDHSADQAVKKAWQRMLTASQNIGHKLQAKASKKRGQRSATAPTTEKESVEKVADSPQEELIEDEVSTTADERHPTSVDARKKRRWTLRNQVIMGIALIVGMATYWAPFASAPTAGYNVKVTLMSILKTLGDDKLVQFLWVTPMLLLLGALLQFRWLTKWASYLNFLWYAMMFFLIYQNEAQLVGLANMFNGVRWAWGGYLIVALSIVLLIMHSTSRRRK